In Armatimonadota bacterium, the genomic stretch GCATTTATCCAATACAAACCGGCGACCTATCTTGCAAAGAGTGGGCCTAGCTACACAATCGGTCAGCAGAATACGCCACTCGGTTACGAGATCTCTTACGCAAGCTTTGCGCGAACTTGGCCCGAGCGAGCTTTATACAATCAGACCTATCACGCTGGTGAGCGAGGGCGAGGCGTGCTGTACCAAAACGGAGATAGCAGCAACTACTGGTTCGCGGGCCTCTGGTCATCATTAACCGTTAACGACATCGAAGCGGTCACGAACACCCGGGGACCTGCGGGCGAAACCGGTCCTGTCGCCGGGGTACACGTCAAGGCGGGAGCATGGGAAGGTGGGCTCTCCGCCATCAGCACCAGAAGACCACGGTTTGTAAGCGGGGCAACCGATCTTGCGACGGATGATCGCAAGTTCTCCTACTTCGATCTGCGCTACCATCCGACGAAGTCGAAGTTCGACCTACGCTCCGAGGTGATGCGAGGAAAGGATCGGATCCCCGGACAGAACTACCTAGCCACCGAAACCGGCGGCTACCACGTCTCGATTGATTACAAGCTGAACAAGATCGACACATTCGTGCTGCGCCACGAAGAATGGGATGCCGATACATCGCTGAGCGGTGGACTGACGACACTGAACGGAATCGCCTACATCCGAGACGTGAGCCAATTCCTGCGGCTCAGCGTTGCTTGGCAATGGAATACTCAACTTGGACAAGCAACGGGGACTCCAGCGAACGCTCCGATCAATAGCATCCAACAGCTTACGCTGCGTGCCCAGTTTAAGTTTTGATGCCATTCCAGACCTTTCGAGGGTTCCCTCCATAAAAACGAAGGCTTACGGATCAGCCTGAGAAAAGTTGCAGGCTAATGTTAAGAGTATATTAATAAGATGTTATCATTCAGTTAAGGTCCTGAATTGGAGTGGAAAATGTTATGTGCTGGTTTGGTTGCGGAACTTTTGAGGTCCGAAACTAGGAGCACTTATTTCCATGAAAAAGGCATTTACCCTCATCGAGTTGCTGGTCGTTATCGCGATCATCGCTATCCTCGCCGCTATCCTCTTCCCAGTCTTTGCACAAGCCAAAGAAGCAGCTAAGAAGAGCGCAGACCTCAGCAACATGAAGCAGATCGGCACTTCCATGGCGATCTATCTCGCTGATTCCGACGACGTCTACCCTTCGGCTTACTACTACAACAACGACGCTTCTTCGGCCGGCGGGTATACCCACTGGTCTGGCATGATCATGCCATACGTGAAGAACCTTCAGATCTTCGTTTCACCAGTCGATAGGGTCGGCGGACTTGCTCCTACCAACTTCATCAACAACAACGGTGGATACGGCGCTCCTTCAGGTCAGGTCACCCAAAACCCAGTTCAGGACAACCAGGCACCTCGCTCAGCTACACTGCAAACGCGGCTATCATGCCACGAAAGCGACGAACGATCGACCCGTCGACCGTTGTCAGCGCAACCGCACCTGAAAACTCGGCAAACATCATCCTGCTGGCTCCTCTGACAGACGTTGTTGGTGCAATTGCTGACACTTCCATTGCTTCTGGCGCTGCGTTCAAGTCGCACCGATCCACCAACGCCTTCCTCAATACGTTGAACAACACCAGCGGTCGATACGTCGGTGAAGTTGCTACCTCAGGTGGCGGAGACGTTGGAGCTGCTCAGTACTTCGCAATCACCGAAGCCCTCGCTCGAGATGCCTTCAACAACACGGCCAACCTTGCACTCGGTTCTTCGAACCCATACACCCACCTTACCTACACCCAGCCAAGCCGATTCAACAAGGTAACTGGCGACCTGATCGGTGGAAACGCAAACTACACCTACGCAGACACCCACGCGAAGAACGCTAAGCTCAGCACCACGCTCCGCCAAGACAACTTCCAATGGGGTACCCGCAACTATGGTGGCGGCGGTGGAATCATCGTCAAAACCGATGGCGTGACCCAAGTCGGTGGCTAAGCTCCGTTCGTAAGCCATTTCGATTAATCCCCCGGCCTTGGCTGGGGGATTGTTTTTAACATTCAGTTAAAACCAATAATCAAAGATTAAGAGAACGTTAAGAAGTGAGTTCATGCTAAATCATATCATCGCGCGCTGATGATATGACTTGAGTTAGCGACGAATTGGAATCTGATACTCATGAAAAAGGCATTTACCCTCATCGAGCTGCTGGTCGTTATCGCGATCATCGCTATTCTAGCTGCAATCCTCTTCCCAGTTTTCGCGCAAGCCAAGCTTGCTGCCAAGAAGGCCGCTGACCTCAGCAACGTCAAGCAGATGAGCCTCGGCATCATCATGTACTCGGGCGACACCGACGACACTTATCCTTCCGCATATTTCCACCGAGCTTTCAATCCAGCTCTCGGCGGAGTCACTGGTGGTTACATCCACTGGTCCGGAATGATCATGCCTTACGTAAAGAACAACCAGCTGTTCGTTTCACCAGTCGACTCAATCGGCGGAAACGCTCCAACCTGCTTTGCAAGTGCCAACAACAACAGCGGAGCTGGTGCTCCAGCCGGACAGAATGCAAACATCTGTGCAGCCGGATTCCCAGGCGCTCCTTCAGCGGGCGGCTTCATCTTCGATGAGCAAGTTCCCCGACTCTCCTACACCGTTAACTCGGCAATCATCCCACGCCTCCGAAACATCGCAGACGTCACCCGAGGTATCACCGTTGTCAGCCAGACCGCTCTGGACAGCCCTGCCAACACGATTCAGCTTGCTGGTCTGATTGATAACAACAACTGTCTCAACGGCCAGTCGATC encodes the following:
- a CDS encoding prepilin-type N-terminal cleavage/methylation domain-containing protein yields the protein MKKAFTLIELLVVIAIIAILAAILFPVFAQAKLAAKKAADLSNVKQMSLGIIMYSGDTDDTYPSAYFHRAFNPALGGVTGGYIHWSGMIMPYVKNNQLFVSPVDSIGGNAPTCFASANNNSGAGAPAGQNANICAAGFPGAPSAGGFIFDEQVPRLSYTVNSAIIPRLRNIADVTRGITVVSQTALDSPANTIQLAGLIDNNNCLNGQSISGTSRNSSHRSTNALTSNGVAGQYFGSAEDAGGVRPANIFAIDFNVARTQMTDCRTTPLTSRPLITYHSGFRFNNQGDNYGFADGSAKYRPFAQTLAPNNFQWGARVFTDGGAQVLNPVNGLPVTN